Proteins encoded together in one Thermococcus barophilus MP window:
- the prf1 gene encoding peptide chain release factor aRF-1 gives MSHTSAEMYELKKKVEELKKFRGRATELVSLYIPAGYDLNKVMQQLREEYGTAQNIKSKSTRKNVLGALERAMQHLKLYKQTPPTGLALFVGNVSEQEGVSDIRVFAVIPPEPLKVRLYRCDQTFVTEPLEEMLRVKDAYGLITVEKNEATIGILRGKRIEVVDELTSNVPGKTRAGGQSARRYERIREQETHEFMKRIGEHANKAFLPLLEKGELKGIIVGGPGPTKEEFIEGDYLHHELRKKIIGVVDISYHGEYGLRELVEKASDILSEHEAIKEKKLIQDFFRHLVKDTGMITYGEKEVRRALELGAVDILLISEGYDKVRVKAKCNNCGWEELKTMNEQEFEVYRRKLKTCPKCGSQNISFEKWDVAEELIKMAEGIGARVEIISLDTEEGQQFYKAFGGLGAFLRYKLQ, from the coding sequence ATGTCTCACACTTCAGCTGAAATGTATGAGTTAAAGAAAAAAGTGGAAGAGCTGAAAAAGTTCAGGGGGAGAGCAACTGAACTTGTCTCTCTGTATATTCCTGCCGGTTATGATCTCAATAAGGTCATGCAGCAGCTTAGGGAGGAGTACGGAACTGCCCAGAACATCAAATCAAAATCAACCAGAAAGAACGTTCTTGGGGCTTTGGAAAGAGCAATGCAGCATCTCAAGCTTTACAAGCAGACCCCTCCCACGGGATTGGCGTTATTCGTTGGCAATGTAAGCGAGCAGGAAGGTGTAAGTGATATCAGGGTGTTTGCGGTCATTCCGCCAGAACCTTTAAAAGTAAGGCTTTATCGATGTGATCAAACTTTTGTCACAGAACCCTTAGAAGAGATGCTCCGAGTTAAAGATGCTTATGGTCTCATAACTGTTGAAAAAAATGAAGCCACAATAGGTATTCTCCGAGGGAAGAGAATCGAAGTCGTTGATGAGCTTACATCAAACGTCCCTGGAAAGACAAGAGCTGGAGGACAGTCTGCTCGAAGATATGAGCGAATTAGAGAACAGGAAACTCATGAATTTATGAAGAGAATTGGAGAACACGCCAATAAAGCGTTTTTACCCCTTCTTGAAAAAGGTGAGCTTAAAGGGATCATAGTCGGAGGGCCGGGGCCAACAAAGGAGGAATTTATCGAAGGGGACTACCTCCATCATGAGCTCAGAAAGAAAATAATTGGAGTCGTTGACATAAGCTATCACGGTGAGTATGGTCTGAGAGAGCTTGTTGAAAAAGCAAGTGACATTCTCTCAGAACACGAAGCGATCAAAGAGAAGAAGCTGATCCAGGATTTCTTCAGACATCTTGTTAAGGACACAGGGATGATAACATACGGAGAGAAAGAAGTAAGGAGAGCTTTAGAACTTGGTGCCGTTGATATTTTGCTGATCAGCGAGGGGTATGATAAGGTTAGGGTTAAAGCCAAGTGCAACAACTGCGGTTGGGAAGAGCTCAAAACAATGAACGAGCAGGAGTTTGAGGTTTATAGAAGGAAACTTAAGACATGCCCAAAATGTGGCAGCCAGAACATCAGCTTTGAAAAATGGGATGTTGCAGAGGAGCTAATAAAGATGGCGGAGGGGATAGGGGCAAGAGTTGAGATTATTTCGCTTGACACTGAGGAGGGGCAGCAGTTCTACAAAGCCTTTGGCGGATTAGGTGCATTCTTAAGGTATAAGCTCCAGTAA
- a CDS encoding pro-sigmaK processing inhibitor BofA family protein yields the protein MFQWLIFLVLLILAGYLVLKLTLAILKWMAMNTIIGLILVGIINFLGIAHIELNLVNLLIIAVGGVVGVFILLVLSFI from the coding sequence GTGTTCCAATGGTTGATATTTTTAGTCTTGTTAATCCTGGCAGGTTATCTGGTTTTGAAACTGACACTGGCAATACTGAAGTGGATGGCTATGAATACAATAATAGGATTGATCTTAGTAGGCATAATTAATTTCCTTGGCATTGCACATATTGAACTGAACCTCGTTAATCTCCTAATAATAGCTGTGGGTGGAGTTGTTGGAGTTTTTATTTTGCTGGTGTTGTCTTTCATATAA
- a CDS encoding MazG nucleotide pyrophosphohydrolase domain-containing protein: protein MNIREFQQMIRDIYFHRDSQRGLERTFLWFVEEVGELSEALRKGKKEDIEEEFADVFAWLVSLANLAGVDLEKAALKKYPNKCPYCGKNPCECKKE from the coding sequence ATGAATATTAGAGAGTTTCAGCAAATGATAAGGGACATATACTTTCACAGAGATTCACAGAGAGGATTAGAGCGGACTTTCCTATGGTTTGTTGAAGAAGTGGGAGAGCTTTCTGAGGCTTTAAGGAAAGGAAAGAAAGAAGATATAGAAGAAGAGTTTGCTGATGTTTTTGCTTGGCTTGTGAGTTTAGCCAACTTAGCTGGTGTTGATCTTGAGAAAGCCGCCCTCAAGAAATACCCAAATAAGTGTCCTTACTGCGGGAAAAATCCATGTGAATGTAAGAAGGAGTGA
- a CDS encoding RNA-guided endonuclease InsQ/TnpB family protein, producing MKRSVTVKLQPSKAQEKILFELAQATAIIWNKINYQRLKQFKEFGKIDFSTTEKEAYHKFKNWIGGSTVQQLARKNAEAWRSFFSLNRKKKKGELPEWFKPRPPKFVREENGRKLFIIPLRNDQYRINGNVLELRRLGKFGRLRIQFKGRIHLRGKQGRLEIIYDDVKRKFYAHISYTVEEKLTKKGWVKVPRQPPGSLIAGIDLGVNNLMAVYVENCESLLVNGRPLKSIAFYWQKKIAEYQSKINKSGCKKSRKLRRMHEKAKLQAKHYINTAVRQTVEKLYHLGVSRIVVGYPREIARNSDKGRKQNFILSHVWRFNYVIKRLKEVAEEYGVTVIITDEAFTSQTCPLCGQCHSNARFVRGLFKCHREGVVMNADLVGAFNILKKVVRTITLSLEGLKAFKVRGNGLKAEPEGLIFGFNEAPQTSPPMARG from the coding sequence ATGAAGCGTTCGGTAACGGTTAAACTTCAGCCCTCAAAAGCTCAAGAGAAGATCCTCTTCGAGTTAGCTCAAGCTACAGCCATAATCTGGAACAAAATCAATTACCAGAGACTAAAACAGTTCAAAGAATTCGGTAAGATAGACTTCTCAACGACAGAAAAAGAAGCATACCACAAGTTCAAGAACTGGATTGGCGGCTCGACAGTTCAGCAATTAGCTCGAAAAAACGCCGAAGCTTGGAGGAGCTTCTTCTCGCTCAACAGGAAGAAAAAGAAAGGAGAACTGCCCGAATGGTTCAAGCCAAGACCGCCCAAATTCGTTAGAGAAGAAAACGGCAGAAAACTCTTCATAATTCCTTTGAGAAATGACCAGTATCGGATTAATGGTAACGTTCTCGAATTGAGAAGACTCGGAAAATTTGGTAGGCTGAGAATTCAGTTCAAGGGGAGAATACACTTGAGGGGAAAACAGGGAAGACTTGAAATAATCTATGACGATGTGAAGCGGAAGTTCTACGCTCACATCAGCTACACGGTAGAAGAGAAATTAACTAAGAAGGGGTGGGTCAAGGTTCCAAGACAACCTCCGGGAAGTTTAATTGCAGGAATTGACTTGGGCGTGAACAATTTAATGGCTGTCTATGTTGAAAATTGTGAATCCCTCTTGGTCAATGGAAGGCCACTAAAATCCATAGCCTTCTATTGGCAGAAAAAGATTGCCGAGTACCAGTCTAAAATCAACAAATCAGGCTGTAAAAAGAGCAGAAAACTCAGGAGAATGCATGAGAAGGCTAAACTTCAGGCAAAACACTACATTAACACTGCCGTAAGGCAAACCGTCGAAAAACTCTACCACTTGGGCGTTTCGAGAATTGTCGTGGGTTATCCAAGAGAAATCGCAAGGAACTCTGATAAGGGCAGAAAGCAGAATTTCATTCTCTCTCATGTTTGGCGTTTCAATTACGTTATCAAACGGCTTAAGGAAGTTGCTGAGGAGTATGGTGTTACTGTTATAATCACGGATGAGGCTTTCACTTCTCAAACCTGCCCTCTCTGTGGCCAGTGCCACTCTAATGCTCGTTTCGTTAGAGGTTTGTTTAAGTGTCACAGGGAGGGCGTTGTAATGAATGCTGATTTAGTTGGAGCCTTCAACATTTTGAAGAAGGTTGTTAGAACGATAACCCTGAGCCTTGAGGGTTTGAAAGCCTTCAAGGTGAGGGGTAATGGGCTCAAGGCCGAGCCCGAGGGGCTGATTTTTGGCTTTAATGAAGCCCCTCAAACCTCCCCGCCAATGGCGAGGGGCTAA
- a CDS encoding class III signal peptide-containing protein, translating to MGKTMKKGQSSLEYLIFIAVAIIIVALVIKYTEPAVKEVPITGIVYIDPETSPVVEQTSEKIKWKVTYYYPPGCQATKCDFYVSVNLKYYYSSDKYRIDVYIGGEADRIKKIKVSMCTGWEKVVDANGFDRNYFVGYFAKKELDPLFPCQVTVMAWIK from the coding sequence TTGGGAAAGACTATGAAAAAAGGGCAAAGCTCCTTAGAGTATCTTATTTTCATCGCTGTTGCGATTATAATTGTAGCCCTTGTGATTAAATACACCGAACCTGCAGTAAAGGAAGTACCTATTACTGGGATAGTATATATTGATCCCGAGACTTCTCCTGTAGTAGAGCAGACCTCAGAGAAAATAAAATGGAAGGTCACCTATTATTACCCTCCTGGATGCCAAGCAACAAAATGCGACTTCTACGTTTCTGTTAATCTTAAGTATTATTATTCCAGCGACAAATACAGAATCGATGTCTATATTGGGGGAGAAGCTGACAGGATAAAAAAGATCAAGGTCTCAATGTGTACTGGATGGGAGAAGGTAGTGGACGCAAATGGATTTGACCGTAACTACTTTGTAGGATATTTCGCCAAAAAAGAACTTGACCCTCTTTTCCCGTGTCAAGTCACAGTAATGGCATGGATAAAGTGA
- a CDS encoding ArnT family glycosyltransferase — MMWKRKVKSIDKKVLAFIMIFLYYFVTRLYGISGHMNEYFDYDEGTYLMIARLINQGYLPYRDIFAVHPPLFYYMLALWLRIFGDNYVVGRLFSVFLGFLSLIIAYCIGKEVKSWELGVTFTGLLAMDPLLIHVNPLVFHESSIEFFTLLSLYYFVRFVKTENLKYAYISLFWAGLGSTSKFTILPFAVALYLTIFFSLNQEIFEHAKNASKVLLNKKQVFICLVSYILITIISMSTIFMWPSELVRKLMIVPGLHKIEVYGQIIPSAFLLAIWGILTIYVFRISYVDKLIRFAIFSIKNIRSAILLALAFLLPKLIIEGILGVMISRDYIYQTYLAQGGRGFPIINLFMYIGDKFGHIYNNTLELMIANVPLILLVAVILLVWTLDLSSEPNPVSQHLRVLFIVSFFMYFFVSPTLPNDRFLISLWLVLYLLLLEFLSSVKFTKKQLYGMLSIFIVFLLIADYGMVYQYPQGKLKFIWAVHSKEMRDELKEYILKNNLSNEKFYAVNPMNTYYLGLQTEPYYIDTFGLILLKDTNTTEILSALSRRDVKYYILSTWIYYKWPEPANKEFNNLISYINKNGYLLYGDSYKNGDIIEIYKLKEFPRWNNSEIALFSYTGAILIENHSEYIAKIYATRNNKHYNLRTKIKISSINPLIYDVTQYSTDTQVKFSLSIASDSLKFVLPSDSELIMEFYAPVTVGYSLTSNPNVEKILTKNHSVHATKVNIYYKDYILSLSGDNIKLTKISEDTVEIIGNNITIKITRERL; from the coding sequence ATGATGTGGAAGAGAAAAGTTAAATCAATAGATAAAAAGGTATTGGCGTTTATAATGATCTTCTTGTATTATTTTGTTACCCGTCTTTATGGGATTTCTGGTCATATGAATGAGTATTTTGATTATGATGAAGGCACATATCTCATGATTGCAAGGCTAATTAATCAAGGATATTTGCCCTATAGAGATATTTTTGCAGTTCATCCACCACTTTTTTATTACATGCTTGCTCTCTGGCTTAGGATATTTGGAGATAATTACGTGGTGGGCAGATTGTTCTCTGTGTTTCTTGGGTTTTTATCGCTAATTATTGCCTACTGTATAGGAAAAGAAGTCAAAAGCTGGGAACTGGGGGTTACGTTTACTGGGTTGCTGGCTATGGATCCGCTGTTAATTCATGTAAATCCTTTGGTTTTCCATGAAAGTTCAATTGAGTTTTTTACCTTGTTGTCTTTGTACTATTTTGTAAGATTTGTAAAAACAGAGAATCTTAAGTACGCCTATATTTCGCTCTTTTGGGCTGGACTGGGAAGTACATCCAAGTTTACAATACTTCCCTTTGCTGTTGCTTTATATCTTACAATTTTCTTCTCCCTCAATCAAGAAATTTTTGAACACGCTAAAAATGCCAGCAAAGTATTATTAAACAAAAAACAAGTGTTTATATGTTTAGTTAGTTATATCCTAATAACTATTATCTCTATGTCAACAATTTTTATGTGGCCATCCGAGTTAGTAAGAAAGCTGATGATCGTTCCAGGTTTGCATAAAATAGAGGTTTATGGGCAGATAATCCCCTCTGCATTTTTGCTTGCAATATGGGGAATTTTGACGATATATGTATTCAGGATATCCTATGTAGACAAACTTATTAGATTTGCAATCTTTTCAATAAAAAACATAAGATCCGCAATTTTACTCGCTTTGGCTTTTTTACTTCCCAAACTTATTATTGAGGGGATATTGGGTGTTATGATAAGCAGAGACTACATCTATCAAACATATCTTGCTCAAGGGGGGAGAGGTTTTCCAATTATAAATCTTTTTATGTATATCGGAGATAAATTTGGTCATATCTACAACAACACGCTGGAGCTCATGATCGCAAATGTTCCGCTAATACTACTAGTCGCCGTTATCCTCCTTGTATGGACACTTGACCTAAGTTCTGAGCCAAATCCCGTTAGTCAGCACCTAAGGGTACTGTTTATTGTTAGCTTTTTTATGTATTTTTTCGTATCCCCAACCCTGCCAAATGACAGATTTTTAATTTCTTTGTGGCTTGTGCTATATTTACTTCTACTTGAGTTTTTAAGCTCTGTTAAATTTACCAAGAAACAACTATACGGCATGTTGTCTATCTTCATAGTCTTTCTGCTAATTGCGGATTATGGAATGGTTTATCAGTACCCCCAAGGAAAGCTAAAGTTTATCTGGGCGGTGCATAGCAAAGAAATGAGGGACGAATTAAAAGAGTACATTCTAAAAAACAATCTGTCAAACGAGAAGTTCTATGCTGTAAATCCTATGAATACATACTATTTGGGTCTTCAAACCGAGCCATATTACATTGATACTTTTGGTCTGATACTCTTGAAAGATACGAACACCACCGAAATTCTCTCGGCACTTTCTAGGAGAGATGTTAAATACTATATCCTAAGCACTTGGATATATTACAAATGGCCTGAACCTGCTAATAAAGAGTTTAACAATCTAATCTCATATATTAACAAAAATGGATATTTACTCTACGGAGATTCATATAAAAATGGAGACATAATTGAAATCTACAAATTAAAAGAATTCCCAAGATGGAACAACTCAGAAATTGCTCTCTTTTCATACACTGGAGCTATACTCATAGAGAATCATTCAGAATACATAGCCAAGATTTATGCCACTAGAAACAATAAACACTACAACCTTAGGACTAAAATTAAAATATCCTCCATCAATCCATTAATATATGATGTAACTCAGTACTCTACAGATACTCAAGTTAAATTTTCGCTATCTATAGCTTCAGATTCACTAAAGTTCGTTCTTCCATCTGATAGTGAGTTGATAATGGAATTCTATGCTCCAGTAACAGTTGGATATTCTCTAACCTCCAATCCCAATGTAGAAAAAATACTCACCAAAAATCACAGTGTGCATGCCACAAAAGTCAATATCTACTATAAGGACTACATCCTTTCGCTGAGTGGAGATAACATAAAATTAACAAAAATCTCAGAAGATACCGTTGAGATTATTGGGAATAACATAACAATCAAAATCACGAGGGAAAGATTATGA
- a CDS encoding oligosaccharide flippase family protein: MKTKIISILNDKFVKDAAIMTLATTFANFFNYLYQLIMGRLLVPSEYGDLFSLLSLFYIFSVIFAVINVSTAKFTTIYSLRGEYEKIKGFLIEISKKLCVIGFIIAILAIFISDLLASFLNINTNLALIYLSLAIPFALLFTLHQGILRGLQRFTALGLSIVGWAFLKLLFGILLVLIWKNFLGGIAGFTLAYVIILALTFFYLRDILKFPKMHHVDLKGFIKYSWISFLALFSYSLMWNIDVILVKHYFPPFQAGIYAAISVLGKIVLFASVSIGIVLFPESAQRYEKNESHLQIFLRALGLTAAIGFGIIAVYVFFPYTIVKIIYGEGYMMIAEYLWKYGTAMLLLSLVNVTLNYALSINIKEIAYSLLLGNCLEIIFIYTFRTSIDYIINSLVTVMLITLIVSLLQIWRHRK, translated from the coding sequence ATGAAAACAAAAATAATCTCAATACTCAATGACAAATTTGTAAAAGATGCCGCAATAATGACATTAGCAACTACATTTGCAAACTTTTTCAATTACCTTTATCAATTAATAATGGGAAGACTGTTAGTTCCCTCCGAGTACGGGGATCTTTTTAGTCTATTATCGCTGTTTTACATCTTCTCAGTTATATTCGCAGTGATCAATGTATCAACAGCAAAGTTTACAACAATCTACTCACTAAGAGGAGAATATGAAAAGATAAAAGGTTTTCTAATAGAGATTTCTAAAAAACTTTGTGTTATAGGATTTATTATTGCTATTTTGGCAATTTTTATCTCGGACTTATTGGCGAGTTTTTTAAATATTAACACAAATCTTGCCCTTATATACCTCTCCTTGGCAATTCCCTTTGCGCTATTATTCACCCTCCATCAAGGCATACTGAGGGGCTTGCAAAGATTTACAGCACTGGGACTTAGCATAGTCGGATGGGCATTTTTAAAACTTTTATTTGGGATACTGTTGGTATTAATTTGGAAAAACTTTCTTGGGGGAATAGCAGGGTTTACACTAGCGTATGTCATCATCTTGGCTCTTACATTTTTTTATCTTAGAGATATTCTAAAGTTTCCGAAAATGCATCATGTCGATTTAAAAGGGTTTATAAAGTACAGCTGGATAAGTTTTTTAGCGCTGTTTTCATATTCTCTAATGTGGAATATTGATGTCATTTTGGTGAAACACTATTTTCCCCCATTTCAGGCTGGAATATATGCCGCAATTTCAGTTCTCGGAAAAATTGTTCTGTTTGCTTCGGTTTCAATTGGAATAGTGCTATTTCCAGAAAGTGCCCAAAGATATGAAAAAAATGAGTCACATCTCCAAATATTCCTGCGAGCATTAGGATTAACCGCGGCAATTGGATTTGGTATAATAGCTGTCTATGTGTTTTTCCCTTATACAATTGTCAAGATCATCTATGGTGAGGGATACATGATGATTGCTGAATACCTATGGAAATATGGAACTGCAATGTTGTTGCTATCTCTTGTTAATGTGACACTGAACTATGCGCTCTCAATAAATATAAAAGAAATAGCGTATTCGCTTCTATTGGGAAATTGTTTGGAAATTATATTTATATATACATTTAGAACCTCTATAGACTACATAATCAACAGCTTGGTTACGGTAATGCTTATAACCTTAATAGTTTCCTTACTTCAAATTTGGAGGCATAGAAAGTGA